A part of Anabas testudineus chromosome 9, fAnaTes1.2, whole genome shotgun sequence genomic DNA contains:
- the prkab1b gene encoding 5'-AMP-activated protein kinase subunit beta-1b, whose product MGNSSSDRSGGGQGERSYRDGQQGGKDARPKILMDSTEDADLFQREDAKAPQEMQEFLAWQQDLESNSKNPAQARPTVFRWSGAAKDVFVSGSFNNWTTKIPLNRSQNNFVAIVDLPEGEHQYKFCVDGQWTLDPTGSVMTSKTGTVNNVIQVKRTDFEVFDALKVDSQDSGFSDLSSSPPGPYQQDAYVIKSEDKIRQPPILPPHLLQVLLNKDTGVSCDPTLLPEPNHVMLNHLYALSIKDGVMVLSATHRYKKKYVTTLLYKPI is encoded by the exons ATGGGGAACAGCAGCAGCGACAGGTCCGGCGGGGGTCAGGGTGAGAGGTCATACAGAGACGGACAGCAAGGAGGGAAAGATGCACGTCCCAAGATCCTGATGGACAGCACGGAGGACGCAGACCTCTTCCAAAGAGAAGACGCAAAG GCTCCTCAGGAAATGCAGGAATTTCTGGCCTGGCAGCAGGACCTGGAGAGTAACAGCAAAAACCCAGCCCAGGCCAGACCCACTGTGTTCAGATGGTCGGGAGCCGCCAAGGACGTCTTCGTCTCGGGCTCTTTTAACAACTGGACCACCAAGATCCCGCTCAACAGAAG TCAAAACAACTTTGTGGCTATAGTGGACCTGCCGGAGGGAGAGCACCAGTATAAGTTTTGTGTAGATGGTCAGTGGACTTTGGATCCTACAGGG TCTGTGATGACGTCTAAAACGGGAACAGTCAATAATGTTATCCAAGTGAAGAGAACTGACTTTGAAGTCTTTGATGCCCTCAAGGTCGACTCGCAGGATTCAGGCTTCTCAG ACTTGTCCAGTTCCCCTCCCGGCCCCTACCAGCAGGATGCATATGTAATCAAGTCAGAAGACAAGATCAGACAGCCTCCCATCTTACCTCCTCATCTGCTGCAAGTGCTGCTCAACAAGGACACAGGTGTCTCT TGTGATCCGACGCTGCTCCCAGAGCCTAACCACGTGATGCTCAATCACCTGTACGCCCTCTCCATCAAG GATGGCGTCATGGTTCTCAGTGCAACACACCGCTACAAAAAGAAGTATGTGACCACTCTTCTGTACAAGCCCATATAA
- the pla2g1b gene encoding phospholipase A2, translated as MNPTAPLLLLLLTAAVVGGALLPKAMWQFGETIQCAQPGVNPLLYNNYGCWCGLGGSGTPRDDVDMCCKVHDKCYETSRKTPGCTAVADLPYVLVYAFTCSNQKVSCSAANNKCQAAVCECDRVAAHCFAQTKYNPENKNLDPKVHCV; from the exons ATGAATCCGACAGctcctcttctgctgctgctcctcacaG CTGCTGTGGTTGGTGGTGCTCTGCTGCCAAAGGCCATGTGGCAGTTTGGGGAGACCATCCAGTGTGCCCAGCCTGGTGTTAACCCTCTACTCTATAACAATTACGGCTGCTGGTGCGGCCTGGGGGGATCAGGAACCCCTCGAGATGACGTGGACAT GTGCTGTAAAGTTCATGACAAATGCTACGAAACAAGCAGAAAGACTCCTGGATGCACAGCCGTCGCGGACCTTCCCTACGTCCTGGTTTATGCATTCACCTGCTCAAATCAAAAAGTGTCCTGCTCAG CTGCCAACAACAAGTGCCAGGCTGCTGTGTGCGAGTGTGATCGGGTGGCAGCTCACTGCTTTGCTCAGACCAAATACAACCCTGAAAACAAGAACCTGGATCCCAAAGTCCATTGTGTCTGA